A portion of the Lolium rigidum isolate FL_2022 chromosome 1, APGP_CSIRO_Lrig_0.1, whole genome shotgun sequence genome contains these proteins:
- the LOC124682888 gene encoding UPF0481 protein At3g47200-like produces the protein MGEATLGLRVVQVQYPRESESPGSCSSWVVEMEKTIGDMNIDPAVEMVRWKRHSIYRVPERIRNLHNSKSYQPELVSLGPFHHGDQELLPMEEHKRRAVVHLVKRSGKPLRDFVAAVAEVTQQLQDAYKDLGDEWRGPENSDRFVELMVTDGCFLVEAMRMDALRGKVHEDYAPNDPVFSKYGYLYLWNYIQSDMVVVENQLPLLLLQRLLVVLDHDRYQNASGVSRLVLDSLCPWRRHLVGINHLGLHPLDILYTSLTHGDHQERTGSTAYVMPSAMEIYEAGIHFRVSDTDSLLDVHFERGVLSMPAIRVDDRTEKKFLNLMAFERLHPGAGNDVTAYVIFMDNIISSAKDVALLRSKNIIECGLGSDEEVAKLLNNTLNKGGVMSPSSRLHDVQRQVKAHCRMRWNRWRANFIQRYLRNPWVFISLVAAVVLLVATLLQTVYTVLPFYKP, from the exons ATGGGTGAGGCAACCTTGGGCCTGAGGGTCGTCCAGGTACAGTACCCAAGGGAGTCCGAGTCCCCCGGCAGCTGCAGCAGCTGGGTGGTGGAGATGGAGAAGACCATCGGCGACATGAACATCGACCCTGCGGTGGAGATGGTGCGCTGGAAGCGCCACTCCATCTACCGCGTCCCCGAGCGGatccggaacctgcacaacagcaAGTCCTACCAGCCGGAGCTCGTCTCGCTCGGCCCCTTCCACCACGGCGACCAGGAGCTGCTCCCCATGGAGGAGCACAAGCGCCGCGCCGTGGTGCACCTCGTCAAgcgctccggcaagccgctgcgggacttcgtcgccgccgtcgccgaggtcACGCAGCAGCTCCAGGACGCATACAAGGATCTCGGCGACGAGTGGCGCGGCCCGGAGAACAGCGACCGCTTCGTGGAGCTCATGGTCACCGACGGCTGCTTCCTGGTGGAGGCCATGAGGATGGACGCGCTGCGGGGGAAGGTGCACGAGGACTACGCGCCCAACGACCCCGTCTTCAGCAAGTACGGATACCTCTACCTCTGGAACTACATCCAGTCCGACATGGTCGTCGTGGAGAACCAGCTGCCGCTCCTCCTTCTCCAGAGGCTCCTAGTTGTTCTGGACCATGACAGATATCAG AACGCTTCAGGAGTGAGCAGGTTGGTGCTGGATTCTCTCTGTCCGTGGCGGCGGCACTTGGTTGGGATCAATCACCTTGGACTCCATCCTCTGGACATCTTGTACACAAGCCTCACCCACGGCGACCACCAAGAACGCACCGGATCGACGGCGTACGTGATGCCCTCGGCGATGGAGATCTACGAGGCAGGGATCCATTTCAGGGTGAGCGATACCGACAGCCTCCTCGACGTCCACTTCGAACGCGGCGTGCTAAGCATGCCGGCGATCAGGGTGGATGACAGGACCGAGAAGAAGTTCCTCAACCTGATGGCGTTCGAGCGGCTTCACCCCGGCGCCGGCAACGACGTGACGGCGTACGTGATTTTCATGGACAACATCATCAGCTCCGCCAAGGACGTGGCGCTGCTGAGATCCAAAAACATCATCGAGTGTGGTCtgggcagcgacgaggaggtagCCAAGCTGCTCAACAACACGCTGAACAAGGGAGGAGTGATGAGTCCGTCTAGCAGGCTCCACGACGTGCAGCGGCAGGTCAAGGCCCATTGCAGGATGAGGTGGAACAGATGGCGAGCCAATTTCATACAGAGATACCTCAGGAATCCCTGGGTCTTCATCTCCCTCGTTGCTGCCGTCGTCCTTCTTGTGGCCACCCTCTTGCAGACGGTGTATACTGTTCTGCCTTTTTATAAGCCATGA